From Erwinia sp. HDF1-3R, one genomic window encodes:
- a CDS encoding helix-turn-helix domain-containing GNAT family N-acetyltransferase, which produces MMTESLMVENIRVASRRMVRELGFMNQTIASTQYSPSVVHALLEIEARGLMTAAQLVQILGLEKSSVSRMLAKLVSIGELEERPSTGDGRTKVLGLTAMGRQTVWKINDYSNERVMGALKKLDPVRQQAVSLGLISYADALKACREKSEVDAPIGFEIVPGYRAGLIGRITEMHGSYYAREHDFGSFFESKVAAGLAEFSGRLEKPSNEIWLAIQNERIVGSVAIDGEDLGNNEAHLRWFILDDGCRGSGLGRKLISKAMKFCDEREFSAVQLWTFNKLTAARRLYESFGFELYKEWQGDQWGSTLTEQQFTRKA; this is translated from the coding sequence ATGATGACTGAATCGCTGATGGTTGAAAATATACGCGTAGCTTCGCGGCGGATGGTAAGAGAGTTGGGTTTCATGAACCAAACTATAGCGTCAACTCAATATTCACCCTCCGTTGTACATGCTTTGCTTGAAATTGAAGCCCGTGGATTGATGACTGCGGCTCAACTTGTTCAGATTCTGGGGCTCGAGAAGTCCAGTGTAAGCCGCATGTTAGCGAAACTTGTAAGTATCGGTGAATTGGAAGAAAGGCCTTCTACCGGGGATGGGAGAACCAAAGTGCTTGGTCTGACCGCGATGGGTAGACAAACCGTGTGGAAAATAAATGATTACAGTAATGAACGCGTCATGGGCGCGCTAAAAAAACTAGATCCCGTGCGGCAGCAAGCCGTTTCGTTGGGTCTCATTTCCTATGCAGATGCCCTTAAAGCCTGTCGTGAAAAAAGCGAAGTGGATGCTCCAATCGGCTTTGAAATCGTCCCTGGTTACCGAGCCGGACTGATTGGCCGTATCACTGAAATGCATGGCAGTTATTATGCCAGAGAACATGATTTTGGCAGTTTTTTTGAAAGCAAGGTAGCTGCGGGCTTGGCTGAATTTTCCGGGCGCCTGGAAAAGCCGAGTAATGAGATCTGGCTGGCTATACAAAACGAACGCATAGTTGGATCTGTGGCAATCGACGGGGAAGATCTTGGAAACAATGAGGCGCATTTGCGGTGGTTCATACTTGATGACGGTTGTCGTGGCAGCGGACTGGGGAGAAAATTAATTTCCAAAGCTATGAAGTTTTGCGATGAGAGAGAGTTTTCAGCAGTTCAGCTCTGGACCTTCAACAAACTGACTGCTGCGCGACGTCTTTATGAGTCATTCGGTTTTGAATTATATAAAGAGTGGCAAGGTGATCAGTGGGGGAGCACCCTTACAGAACAACAGTTCACACGTAAAGCGTAA
- a CDS encoding GGDEF domain-containing protein, which translates to MLQSSSVRFRVAVFLRACMALTTAAIVAISAGSPLGTFREIMSSPGLYIDIFFLLLLIFTLWNVACVFVDGGPLSGAINGLILWIAAGAFDVMDEIVSQPRWVGYFCEDLFKLSGMLLTVISVYCIIMRMNSRFSVAQTSAMHDELTRLPNRRYFVETLSSTTSAQLSMMIIDIDFFKHINDRWGHDVGDGVLSKFGGQLAGISGPALKVFRIGGEEFAVIGEGLSRYEVIRYAESICRNARNIILDDGQGISVSIGVAFQKVGESQQSLMKKTDIALYRAKENGRNRIELAGNERSVS; encoded by the coding sequence ATGCTGCAGTCTTCATCCGTTCGCTTCAGGGTGGCGGTTTTCCTCCGGGCCTGCATGGCACTCACCACTGCTGCCATTGTGGCCATCAGCGCAGGTTCCCCACTGGGCACCTTCCGTGAAATCATGTCCAGTCCGGGGTTATATATTGATATCTTCTTCCTGCTGCTCCTGATTTTTACCTTGTGGAATGTTGCCTGTGTTTTCGTTGACGGAGGTCCCCTGAGCGGAGCGATTAACGGCCTCATACTCTGGATCGCTGCAGGCGCATTTGATGTGATGGATGAAATAGTCAGTCAACCGCGATGGGTGGGCTACTTCTGCGAAGATTTGTTTAAGCTGTCTGGAATGCTTCTCACCGTTATTAGCGTCTACTGCATCATCATGCGGATGAATTCACGTTTTTCCGTGGCGCAGACCAGCGCCATGCATGATGAACTCACCCGGCTTCCGAACCGGCGTTATTTTGTGGAAACCCTCAGCAGCACGACCAGTGCACAGCTGTCCATGATGATCATCGATATTGATTTTTTCAAGCATATCAATGACCGGTGGGGGCATGATGTCGGTGATGGTGTTTTGTCCAAATTCGGCGGACAGCTGGCGGGTATCAGTGGGCCTGCACTGAAAGTTTTCCGTATCGGTGGAGAGGAATTTGCGGTAATCGGCGAGGGGCTTTCCCGGTATGAGGTGATCCGCTATGCAGAATCCATCTGCAGGAATGCCCGGAACATCATACTGGATGATGGTCAGGGTATCTCCGTCAGTATCGGGGTTGCTTTCCAGAAAGTTGGGGAAAGCCAGCAGTCGTTAATGAAAAAAACCGACATAGCGCTCTACCGGGCAAAGGAAAACGGACGAAACAGAATTGAGTTGGCCGGCAATGAAAGGTCTGTATCTTAA
- a CDS encoding glutathione S-transferase family protein: MTIKIYGDPGSGSLRRVTTAAAIMGVVIERINIDLFKGESHTPDFLKLNPHGLTPVLQDGDTIIWEASAINLYLAGKVHSSLLGQTASEKREVVQWMFWSGEQWRIFSTLLFNEWAGATFTGKPKTNDIVQLAMTYISNAAKVLDHHLSTRKFIVGDALTLADIDIAALFSQYKRTGAPFEEFPNLVAWHQRLLETVPAWAATRDEVENRIAGVLNTAS, from the coding sequence ATGACCATCAAAATCTACGGTGATCCAGGTTCAGGCAGCCTGCGTCGCGTCACAACTGCCGCCGCAATCATGGGCGTCGTGATCGAACGTATCAATATCGATTTATTCAAGGGTGAAAGTCATACCCCTGACTTCCTGAAGTTGAACCCGCACGGGCTTACCCCCGTTCTACAGGACGGCGATACCATCATCTGGGAAGCGTCAGCCATAAATCTTTATCTCGCCGGGAAAGTGCATTCCAGCCTGCTCGGCCAGACGGCTTCAGAAAAGCGGGAGGTCGTGCAATGGATGTTCTGGTCTGGTGAACAGTGGCGGATATTTTCTACCCTGCTGTTTAACGAGTGGGCAGGCGCGACATTCACGGGCAAGCCTAAAACTAACGATATTGTCCAGCTTGCGATGACCTATATCAGCAACGCTGCAAAGGTACTGGATCATCACCTTTCGACCCGAAAATTCATCGTCGGAGATGCATTGACCCTCGCCGATATCGATATTGCTGCGCTCTTTTCGCAGTACAAACGGACTGGCGCGCCTTTTGAAGAGTTTCCGAATCTGGTCGCCTGGCACCAGCGTCTGCTTGAAACCGTACCCGCATGGGCGGCTACACGTGATGAGGTGGAAAACCGTATAGCTGGCGTCCTTAATACCGCCAGCTGA
- a CDS encoding LysR substrate-binding domain-containing protein, whose product MNDRWLEINVFTRVAESGSFSRAAQELGLSQPSASRIVTGLETRLGVKLLLRTTRNIALTEAGAAFLERARQAAADLEDAEDAVRGIDSLRGTIRLAMPVMYGTRAVIPALADFLELYPELRVEISMRDDRQNLVAAGVDMAIRMGTLEDSTFGARQIASVPRMLVASPAYLVKRGVPETPEDLAFHDTLLHEQSFSEKSTLKLFKAGTTEVVTLRGRVRIDSAPGILAAATAGLGIANVTTVMSAQERHDGSLVQLLPDYALEPLKAFAVFPSGPKPSAKVRALTAHFIAALGK is encoded by the coding sequence ATGAATGATCGCTGGCTTGAAATCAACGTTTTTACGCGTGTGGCCGAATCGGGAAGCTTCTCCCGTGCCGCTCAGGAGCTGGGGCTTTCACAGCCATCAGCTTCCCGTATCGTCACGGGGCTGGAAACGCGTCTGGGGGTTAAGCTTTTACTACGCACAACCCGGAATATAGCCTTAACCGAAGCTGGCGCTGCCTTTCTGGAAAGGGCACGTCAGGCGGCTGCAGATCTTGAAGACGCTGAAGATGCTGTCCGGGGAATTGATTCTCTCCGTGGCACTATTCGCCTTGCGATGCCTGTTATGTATGGTACGCGGGCGGTTATTCCTGCCCTTGCCGATTTTCTTGAGCTTTACCCTGAATTGCGTGTCGAAATTAGCATGCGGGATGATCGGCAGAACCTGGTTGCGGCGGGTGTTGACATGGCAATCCGCATGGGCACGCTTGAGGACTCCACGTTCGGTGCGCGGCAAATTGCTTCTGTGCCGCGAATGTTAGTGGCATCGCCGGCATATCTTGTCAAAAGGGGAGTGCCAGAAACGCCAGAAGATCTGGCGTTTCATGACACACTTCTGCACGAACAGAGCTTTTCAGAAAAAAGCACACTGAAGCTGTTTAAGGCAGGCACCACGGAAGTTGTGACATTACGTGGCCGGGTCAGGATCGACTCAGCACCGGGCATTCTGGCAGCGGCAACTGCAGGACTTGGCATTGCTAACGTCACTACCGTCATGTCAGCCCAGGAGCGACATGACGGTAGCCTTGTTCAGTTATTACCTGATTATGCTCTCGAGCCTTTGAAGGCGTTTGCCGTATTTCCTTCGGGTCCCAAACCTTCGGCTAAGGTACGGGCATTGACCGCTCACTTCATCGCCGCATTAGGAAAATAA
- a CDS encoding LysR substrate-binding domain-containing protein, with protein MDLTQLEVFRAVAEEGSVTAAAERLHRVPSNISTRLRQLEEDLGTPLFSREKLRLHITDAGRTLLDYAIRILALTEEARQRVTYQQPAGIFTLGAIESTAAVRLPQLIARYHQQWPDVELDLSTGPSGDMTDGLFSGRFSAVFIDGPPKHPQLDGVAAFAEEMVLISSLNHPPVPSAASVSGSTIYAFRANCSYRRRFENWFAAEHAAPGKIFEMESYHGILACVSAGAGLAMVPRSMLESMPGRESVAAWPLAEDAGLLDIWLVWRKGYASGNLRAMVAMLEDASQ; from the coding sequence ATGGATCTGACCCAGCTGGAAGTGTTCCGCGCCGTGGCGGAAGAAGGTAGCGTCACCGCGGCCGCCGAAAGGCTGCACCGCGTGCCCTCCAATATCTCGACCCGCCTGCGACAGCTGGAGGAGGATCTGGGTACGCCGCTGTTCAGCCGGGAAAAGCTGCGGCTGCATATTACCGATGCAGGGAGAACCCTGCTGGATTACGCCATCCGCATTCTGGCGCTGACCGAGGAGGCCAGGCAGCGGGTCACCTACCAGCAGCCCGCCGGAATATTTACCCTCGGCGCCATTGAGAGCACCGCGGCCGTCAGGCTGCCGCAGCTGATTGCGCGCTACCATCAGCAGTGGCCGGACGTGGAGCTGGATCTCTCCACCGGCCCCTCTGGCGATATGACCGACGGTCTGTTTTCAGGGCGCTTCAGCGCGGTGTTTATCGACGGGCCGCCGAAGCATCCTCAGCTGGATGGCGTGGCGGCTTTTGCCGAGGAGATGGTGCTGATCTCCTCGCTTAATCATCCGCCGGTGCCCAGTGCCGCCTCGGTTTCCGGCTCGACCATTTACGCCTTTCGCGCCAACTGTTCATACCGGCGCCGCTTTGAAAACTGGTTTGCCGCGGAGCATGCCGCACCGGGCAAGATTTTCGAAATGGAGTCCTACCACGGTATTCTCGCCTGCGTCAGCGCGGGCGCAGGTCTGGCAATGGTGCCGCGCAGCATGCTGGAGAGCATGCCCGGCCGGGAGAGCGTGGCAGCCTGGCCGCTGGCTGAGGATGCCGGGCTACTGGATATCTGGCTGGTATGGCGTAAAGGCTACGCATCCGGCAACCTGCGGGCGATGGTCGCGATGCTTGAGGACGCTTCGCAGTAG
- a CDS encoding NAD-dependent succinate-semialdehyde dehydrogenase, translated as MNTATNTPASAVTRNPFTGEVTQQMPFATAAEVETALEKTAGAFKGWRVSDLEKRTRLLLNIAGGLRQQARALAESMADEMGKPVSQGLAEVEKSASLCEWYAGNGPAFLADEPVQAGENKAFVQYLPLGPVLAVMPWNFPVWQVLRGAIPIILAGNSYLLKPAPNVMGSSLLLQSVLLKAGVPDGLFHVVNADNDSVAKIINDPRIAAVTLTGSVRAGAAVAGLAGAAIKKSVLELGGADAFIVLADADIDAAVKGAVIGRFSNSGQICIAAKRIIVEESVFAEFRDKFVEAVRAIKVGDPRDESTFVGPMARYDLRDELHAQVEATLAEGAECLLGGHALPGEANFYAPTVLSNVRPGMTSFTQELFGPVASLIVAKDADHAIELANDSAFGLGGSLWSRDTERATRLAAQIETGGVFINSPSFSDPRVPIGGVKQSGFGRELSHFGVREFTNVQTVWQAS; from the coding sequence ATGAATACAGCAACCAATACGCCAGCCAGTGCCGTCACGCGCAATCCCTTTACCGGGGAAGTGACGCAGCAGATGCCTTTCGCAACGGCCGCAGAGGTGGAAACCGCGCTGGAAAAAACCGCAGGTGCATTTAAGGGGTGGCGCGTCAGCGATCTGGAAAAGCGTACCCGACTGCTGCTAAACATTGCGGGTGGTCTGCGACAGCAGGCACGCGCGCTGGCAGAAAGCATGGCGGACGAAATGGGCAAGCCGGTTTCTCAGGGGCTGGCCGAAGTGGAAAAGAGCGCCAGCCTGTGTGAATGGTATGCCGGGAACGGTCCGGCCTTCCTGGCGGATGAGCCGGTGCAGGCAGGGGAGAATAAAGCCTTTGTTCAGTATCTTCCCCTCGGCCCTGTTCTGGCAGTGATGCCCTGGAACTTCCCGGTCTGGCAGGTGCTGCGCGGCGCGATACCGATTATCCTGGCAGGCAACAGCTATCTGCTCAAGCCCGCGCCTAACGTGATGGGCAGCTCTCTGCTGCTGCAATCCGTTCTGCTTAAGGCCGGCGTACCCGATGGGCTGTTCCACGTGGTGAATGCAGACAACGATAGCGTGGCGAAAATCATCAACGATCCGCGAATCGCTGCCGTGACGCTGACCGGTAGCGTGCGCGCCGGGGCGGCGGTGGCCGGGCTGGCCGGTGCGGCGATCAAAAAGAGCGTGCTGGAGCTGGGTGGGGCAGACGCCTTTATCGTGCTGGCCGACGCGGATATCGACGCGGCGGTGAAGGGAGCGGTTATTGGACGCTTTAGCAATAGCGGGCAGATCTGTATCGCTGCCAAGCGTATTATCGTCGAAGAGAGCGTGTTTGCTGAATTCCGCGATAAGTTTGTTGAGGCCGTCAGGGCGATCAAGGTGGGCGATCCGCGCGACGAATCAACCTTTGTCGGCCCGATGGCGCGCTACGATCTGCGTGATGAGCTGCATGCACAGGTTGAAGCGACTCTCGCAGAAGGGGCAGAGTGCCTGCTGGGCGGCCATGCGCTGCCGGGCGAGGCTAACTTCTATGCGCCTACCGTGCTCAGCAACGTCAGGCCCGGCATGACCAGCTTTACCCAGGAACTGTTTGGCCCGGTGGCCTCGCTGATTGTGGCGAAGGACGCTGACCATGCCATTGAGCTGGCGAATGATTCCGCCTTTGGCCTCGGGGGCAGCCTGTGGAGCCGCGATACTGAGCGTGCTACCCGGCTGGCCGCGCAGATTGAAACCGGCGGCGTGTTTATCAACTCACCGAGCTTTTCCGATCCGCGCGTCCCAATTGGCGGCGTTAAACAGAGCGGTTTTGGTCGTGAGCTGTCGCATTTTGGCGTACGCGAGTTCACCAACGTACAGACCGTGTGGCAGGCTTCCTGA
- a CDS encoding DUF2231 domain-containing protein — MTSQVIPRRSSLAVAVYALLNPLPVGFFVAAWIFDIIYLFSTEVTWTRAASWLIVIGLIIAIIPRIINLIHVWTGVSYPQGSPIKIHFWAWLVAIVLAIFNAFIHTRDAWGVVPTGVILSTLVVILMLFANVQLALRDRAVREL, encoded by the coding sequence ATGACATCTCAAGTGATCCCCCGGCGCTCCAGCCTTGCCGTGGCCGTTTACGCCCTGTTAAACCCCTTACCGGTGGGCTTTTTCGTCGCGGCATGGATCTTCGATATTATCTATCTGTTCAGCACCGAAGTGACCTGGACGCGCGCGGCCAGCTGGCTGATTGTTATCGGCCTGATTATTGCCATTATCCCGCGCATAATTAACCTGATACACGTCTGGACGGGCGTCTCTTATCCGCAGGGATCGCCGATAAAAATCCACTTCTGGGCATGGCTGGTGGCGATTGTGCTAGCCATATTCAACGCATTTATCCACACCCGGGATGCCTGGGGCGTGGTGCCCACCGGGGTCATTCTGTCGACCCTGGTGGTCATTTTAATGCTGTTCGCCAACGTGCAGCTTGCACTGCGCGATCGCGCGGTCAGGGAGCTATGA